From the Agromyces laixinhei genome, the window CGCTCTTCGACGTAGTCGCGCAGCCGGCCGCCCGCGCTGTTCCATTCCATGGTTCTGCCTTCCGATGTAGGGCTCGCTGGGCTTCCATTCGGCTCCGAAGAGCGCGGGAGGGCCGACCGTGCGAACTCTGACCGGTCAGCCGAGTGACGTTACAGACACGCACCGACATCCGCCCTCGGATGCCCGTCCTGGCATCCTTTCAGCCCGAGGCGAAGGCTGAGGGAGTCCTCGACGGAAAGGAGCACCCCCAACTCGGGGGCCACGTCCTCCCCGGCACCGAAGGTGCACGATGCCCCCAGCTAACATGAGGGGGCGGCCAGTCGCGGATCCGGCGCCGCGTACCGAGAGGAATCGATAGGTGCCGAGTCCCTACGCATCGGCGGCGACGGCAGCGCCCGAACACACCGCAGCGCCCGAACTCAACGTCGCCCCCGGCTCGGTCGTGGTCGTGCGCGACGCCGAGTGGATGGTGACCGCCGCGACGCAGACGCAAGACGGGCTGCTCATCCGTGCCCAGGGCCTCTCCGAGCTGGTCCGCGACACGACGGCGTCGTTCTACGAGCACGTCGACGACATCCGGGTGCTCGACCCTGCCGCGGCGCGGCTCAAAGCCGACGACTCACCCGGCTACCGTCAGGCGAAGCTTTGGCTCGAGGCGACGCTGCGCAAGACCCCGATCCCGCTCAACGAACCGGGCCTCACCGTCAGCACTCGCATGCTCTCCGACCCGCTCGGCTATCAGCAGGCCGCGGTTCGTCGGGCCCTCGATCCGCAGAACCTGCGCCCGCGCATCCTGATCGCCGATGCGGTCGGACTCGGCAAGACGATCGAGATCGGCATGATCCTCTCCGAGTTGGTGCGACGGGGGCGCGGCGAGCGTATCCTCATCGTGACGCCGAAGCACGTGCTCGAGCAGATGCAGTACGAGATGTGGACTCGCTTCGCACTGCCGTTCGTTCGGCTCGACTCGGTCGGCATCCAGCGAGTGCGACAGAAGCTGCCCGCGACGCGCAACCCGTTCAGCCTCTACAAGCGCGCGATCATCTCGATCGACACGTTGAAGCAAGACAAGTACCGGGCGCACCTGCGCAAGCACAAGTGGGATGCGGTCGTCATCGACGAGTCGCACAACATCACGGGGGCGACGCAGAACAACGCGCTCGCGCGGCTGCTCGCCCGCAATACCGAGGCACTGATCCTCGCGAGCGCGACCCCGCACAACGGCAAGAAAGATTCGTTCGCCGAGCTGATCCGACTCCTCGAGCCGACGGCTGTGTCGCCGGACGGCGACATCGACCGCGACGAGCTCGCCCGCCTGGTGATCCGCCGGCACCGCCACAGCCCCGAGGTGGCCGAGGAGGTCGGCGGCGATTGGGCCGAGCGCAAGGATCTGCAGCATTTCGCGGTGCCCGCGAACGACGTCGAAGATGCCATCGCCGACGAGCTCGCGGATGTCTGGCTCTACCCGGCCACTGGTTCGAGCCCGTACTCGGGCGACAACAAGGGCCTGTTCCCCTGGACACTCGCGAAGGCGTTCCTCTCGTCGCCCGCGGCGCTGCGCGAGACGACGACGGAGCGCATCCGTCGGCTGGGCTCCGAACCGACCGGCGCCCAAGAGAAAGAGCACGAGGCCCTCGAACACCTCGCCGCGCTCGCCGCTGAGGCCGAGGCGACGGGTTCGGCGAAGTACGACCGGCTCGTCGCCTATCTCCGCGAGATCGGCATCGCCGCGAACGGCACCGAACGGGCCGTGATCTTCTCCGAACGCGTCCCCACCCTGAAGTGGTTGCGGGCGAAGCTGCAGAAAGACCTGAAGCTCCGCGCCGACCAGATCGAGGTGCTGCACGGCCAGCTCAACGATCAAGAGCAGCAGCGCATCGTCGAGTCGTTCAAGCAGTCGTCGTCGCCGATCCGCGTGCTCGTG encodes:
- a CDS encoding helicase-related protein, which produces MPSPYASAATAAPEHTAAPELNVAPGSVVVVRDAEWMVTAATQTQDGLLIRAQGLSELVRDTTASFYEHVDDIRVLDPAAARLKADDSPGYRQAKLWLEATLRKTPIPLNEPGLTVSTRMLSDPLGYQQAAVRRALDPQNLRPRILIADAVGLGKTIEIGMILSELVRRGRGERILIVTPKHVLEQMQYEMWTRFALPFVRLDSVGIQRVRQKLPATRNPFSLYKRAIISIDTLKQDKYRAHLRKHKWDAVVIDESHNITGATQNNALARLLARNTEALILASATPHNGKKDSFAELIRLLEPTAVSPDGDIDRDELARLVIRRHRHSPEVAEEVGGDWAERKDLQHFAVPANDVEDAIADELADVWLYPATGSSPYSGDNKGLFPWTLAKAFLSSPAALRETTTERIRRLGSEPTGAQEKEHEALEHLAALAAEAEATGSAKYDRLVAYLREIGIAANGTERAVIFSERVPTLKWLRAKLQKDLKLRADQIEVLHGQLNDQEQQRIVESFKQSSSPIRVLVTGDVASEGVNLHSQCHELIHFDIPWSLIRIEQRNGRVDRYGQRHRPQITTILLTPRNERFAGDVKVLTRLMEREQEAHEALGDVASLMGKYDVAAEEDAIARALAKGVDVDEIVPGIDGLSADADDPWLELLLGVAASESGETAEQDAAGTAGSAAAGASGLFADDEAYLGAALEEVFTTPAAAPGPQGGGVDWRRHPGHGLVEFTPPRDLAQRLGVLPQSYLRDQGVTEHFKLAVTETLAKSVLQQAIDDRSSRSLWPEAHYLGPLHPVLEWVSDRALAKLGRNEVFTVRGDVAFPTVLLIGTLTNRRGHVVASSFLTAAVPDAGDPEFVLVEPHASARDALDELGLLGTLTNPGAVGDIEELQRLIRPAVRHADALMAELAQAAAGDVESNVDRWSQRAQRWEHEADALVQRGDLRQRRLTVEEEQTIAESMKPSRRLVRPLLLVVPNEAGEN